One genomic window of Octopus bimaculoides isolate UCB-OBI-ISO-001 chromosome 2, ASM119413v2, whole genome shotgun sequence includes the following:
- the LOC106871013 gene encoding ankyrin repeat, SAM and basic leucine zipper domain-containing protein 1, which translates to MSNMKKNFRIAIEEKDEVTIMNILANGVDPNANIPGEKFAPIHYSAGLHESITRLLLDHGADPNIKTIDGLTPLHIAASWGQLDIVKLLLEKGANVANRDDDGNTPMDLAKDYKHSDCMKILRRCLSKAEHHLSSKGNYTPRNKPTYMNKARSTKAFNLSRPKMSNMYNLKTTFLMTPENISSRIKITLKNRDFEKSYDVNLVPRDSQNYSAFDKDFNSRKNKNRNTRTEYSGLKRTSHHRTSQGISSFMNNNSNDKHVEAVNNAENYYSCDEYSETQTCETLTQMGNFGENGELRKKTQFRDDISDVSAEKSTSSDSSHSVLEIDPDYADHVSEKQSNCSCERSNTSDDDEISCDEGTVDNSETSTQDATQDATARDLSSYTRKKWLKRAQKYVQVKVMSCIRQNKYTP; encoded by the coding sequence atgtcgaacatgaagaaaaattttagaattgcaattgaagaaaaagatgaagttaCTATAATGAATATATTAGCAAATGGAGTTGATCCAAACGCAAACATACCCGGAGAAAAGTTCGCACCTATTCATTACAGTGCAGGACTACATGAATCCATTACTCGTTTATTACTCGATCATGGAGCAGACCCAAACATAAAAACTATTGATGGACTTACACCTTTACATATAGCGGCTTCATGGGGTCAATTAGATATTGTTAAATTGTTACTAGAAAAAGGAGCTAACGTAGCGAATCGAGACGATGATGGGAATACACCAATGGATTTGGCTAAAGATTACAAACATTCTGACTGTATGAAAATTCTTAGACGTTGTTTATCAAAAGCCGAACACCACTTATCAAGTAAAGGAAACTATACTCCTAGAAACAAACCAACCTACATGAATAAAGCTAGAAGCACGAAAGCATTTAATCTGTCTCGTCCGAAAATGTCTAACATGTATAATTTAAAGACGACTTTCTTGATGACACCGGAAAACATTTCTTCTCGGATCAAAATTACCCTGAAAAACAGAGATTTCGAGAAAAGCTACGATGTTAACTTAGTGCCACGCGATTCACAAAACTATTCGGCTTTTGATAAAGATTTCAATTCACGCAAAAATAAGAATAGAAACACTCGTACTGAGTACTCTGGTTTGAAAAGAACTTCACATCATCGAACTTCGCAAGgtatttcttcatttatgaaTAATAATTCGAACGATAAACACGTCGAGGCTGTAAATAATgcagaaaattattattcttgCGATGAATATTCAGAAACACAGACGTGTGAAACGTTAACTCAGATGGGCAACTTTGGAGAAAATGGCGAACTTCGTAAGAAGACTCAATTCCGAGACGACATCTCCGATGTTAGCGCTGAGAAGAGTACCTCATCGGATTCATCTCATAGTGTATTAGAAATTGATCCTGATTATGCTGATCATGTATCAGAGAAACAGTCCAATTGTTCTTGTGAACGAAGTAACACTTCCGACGACGATGAAATATCGTGCGACGAAGGCACAGTAGATAACTCGGAAACGTCCACACAAGATGCGACGCAGGATGCTACAGCACGGGATTTATCGTCATATACgagaaaaaaatggttaaaaagaGCTCAAAAATATGTACAAGTTAAAGTCATGAGCTGtattcgacaaaataaatacaccCCGTAA